The following are encoded in a window of Castanea sativa cultivar Marrone di Chiusa Pesio chromosome 5, ASM4071231v1 genomic DNA:
- the LOC142636953 gene encoding uncharacterized protein LOC142636953: MEVVRSGSRQNLPGCEDYDSGVDDLQNPRIYVVWTMNMNTHIYPEFVVSFKISSKTEGHLIGSETKLDISGVTSCQVRKHQQLEPSAVDLTLETSPQEQQHIDSDNYSLDCDGSFLDGFSNVDSWSDNEEITNTVFDEDNKLSSLMSMGYTRDKASIAMERCAYFSVM; encoded by the exons ATGGAGGTTGTTCGTTCTGGCTCTAGACAAAACCTTCCCGGTTGCGAGGACTATGATAGTGGAGTGGATGATCTTCAAAATCCAAGGATTTATGTAGTCTGGACTATGAATATGAACACTCACATCTATCCAGAATTTGTTGTTAGTTTCAAGATCTCTTCCAAAACTGAAG GGCATTTGATTGGAAGTGAGACTAAGCTTGATATTTCAGGGGTTACATCTTGTCAGGTGCGTAAGCACCAACAATTAGAGCCTTCTGCAGTTGATTTG ACTCTTGAAACATCTCCTCAAGAACAGCAACATATCGATTCTGATAATTACTCTTTGGATTGTGATGGGAGTTTTTTGGATGGTTTCTCTAATGTTGACAGTTGGTCTGACAATGAG GAAATCACAAATACCGTGTTTGATGAGGATAATAAATTGTCATCCTTAATGAGTATGGGGTACACAAGAGACAAGGCTTCAATAGCAATGGAGAGATGTGCGTATTTCAGTGTTATGTAG